Below is a genomic region from Trueperaceae bacterium.
CGTCAGCGTCGAAGTTCGCGGGGTCCAGCCAGCGCTCGTACCCGCCCGCCAGCGTCGGCCAGTCGCGGTCGAGCATGGCGAACCAGGCCGTGTCGCGGTTCGCCCCCTTGACGACCATGTGCTGCTCGAACACGCCTTCGAACCTGAAGCCGAAGCGCAGCGCGGCGGCGCGGCTCGGCTCGTTCCGGGCGTCGCACTTCCACTCCAGGCGCCTGTAGCCGAGGGTGGCGAACACGTGGTCGGCGTACAGGTAGAGGGCCTCCGTTGCCAGCCTGGTGCGCGCCACGAAGGGACCCCAATACACGTTCCCGACCTCGATCACCCCGTGCTCCGGCGTGATGCGCATGAGGGACTGACGGCCGCCGCACGCGCCCGACTCCTTGGCGACGACGGCGTGGAAGAGGGGGTCAGCGGCGGACCCCACCTGCTCGAACCAGCGCCGCAGCGAGTCGGGCGTCGGGGGCTCCTCGAAGAGGTAGCGGAAGCGCTCCGCCTCGCCGGGCCGCGTCGCGGCGGCGAGCAGGGAGGGGTAGTGGCGCGCCGCGTCGAGAGGTTCGAGGCGGACGTACCTGCCCTCGAGCGTGACGGGCGTCGGCCTGGGGCGGGGCAGGCTTGGGAGGGGCGGCATGAACGATGTTCGTACGGTCCGGGGTGCGCGTCAACGTCTTCGGCGCCCGGAGGCGGCGCCGCCGGCTGGTACAGTCTGTGGTCATGGCCACCGAGCAGTTGGGCACGGAAGTCCCGCTCGTCGTCACCGACCTGAGCGTCAGGTTGGCCGGCGTGACGGTGCTGGAGGAGGTGTCGTTCACGCTCGAGGCGGGCGACGTGGCGCTGCTCGTCGGCCCGAACGGCGCGGGGAAGAGCACCCTACTGAGAGCTCTGGTCGGGTTGCTCCCGTACCGGGGCGACGTCGCCATCTTCGGGCGGCCCAACCGGAGCATGACGGCGCGCGCCAAGTTCGTGTTCTCGCCAGACGACCCCGCCCTGTACGAGGACCTGACGCTGCGGGAGCACGTGCGCTTCACGGCCGTCGTCTACGGTAGGCCCGAGGCCGACGCCCGCGCCCTCGAGTGGCTGGAGCGTTTCGGGCTCGCCGCCAAGCTCGACGAGTTCCCGGGCACCCACTCGCGCGGCATGCGCCAGAAGCTGGCGTTGTCGCTGGCGCTGGGGTTGGAGCTGCCGTTCACCGTGCTCGACGAGCCGTTCAACGGGCTCGACCTCGCCAGCCAGGAGCGCCTCGCGGCCGGGTTGCAGGCGCGGGGGCGCGCGGGCGGGGCGGTGCTGCTGACGGGCCACCAGCGCGAGCTCGAATCGCTGCTGGCCGCCAGGCGGCTCACCCTCGCCGACGGGCGCCTCACGGCGTGAACGGCGAGCGTTCCGGCGCGGCCGCCCTCGGCGACGCCGCGCTTACCGCGGGCGCAGCGGGTGGTGCTGACGCCGTCGCCTACCTGAGGCGTCGCACGGTCGCGCGGTCGTTCCGCGCCTACCGCGAGTGGGT
It encodes:
- a CDS encoding GNAT family N-acetyltransferase, with translation MPPLPSLPRPRPTPVTLEGRYVRLEPLDAARHYPSLLAAATRPGEAERFRYLFEEPPTPDSLRRWFEQVGSAADPLFHAVVAKESGACGGRQSLMRITPEHGVIEVGNVYWGPFVARTRLATEALYLYADHVFATLGYRRLEWKCDARNEPSRAAALRFGFRFEGVFEQHMVVKGANRDTAWFAMLDRDWPTLAGGYERWLDPANFDADGRQRTRLALRRD
- a CDS encoding ABC transporter ATP-binding protein; amino-acid sequence: MFVRSGVRVNVFGARRRRRRLVQSVVMATEQLGTEVPLVVTDLSVRLAGVTVLEEVSFTLEAGDVALLVGPNGAGKSTLLRALVGLLPYRGDVAIFGRPNRSMTARAKFVFSPDDPALYEDLTLREHVRFTAVVYGRPEADARALEWLERFGLAAKLDEFPGTHSRGMRQKLALSLALGLELPFTVLDEPFNGLDLASQERLAAGLQARGRAGGAVLLTGHQRELESLLAARRLTLADGRLTA